The window TGTTCAATGTGTCCGACGACGAACATGTCGTCAGCGCCGCGAAGATCGAGGAAAGCGACGAGGAAACCGAAATCAGCACCCCGGCTGGCATGGAAGTCTTGCCCGAAGTCGGCCCTGAAGCCGACCCGGACCTCACCGAAGAGTGAGCGACCTCTTCGCCTACAAGATCCTGACGAAGGATCAGTATGACCAGCTAAAGACCGACGGCGCGTTCAAGGGCGCGCCCGTCGATCTGGCCGACGGCTACATCCACATGTCCACCCGCGACCAGGCCGCCGAAACCGCCGCCAAACATTTCGCGGGCCAGGACAATCTGGTGATGGTGATGGTCGACCTGGCGCCATTTGGTGAAGCGGTGAAATGGGAAGAGTCACGCGGCGGCGCGCTGTTCCCGCACCTTTATGGCGATCTGCCTTTAAGTGCGATTGCTGGGAAAGTGGTGCTGCGGCTGGATGAGCAGGGCAAGCATCTGTTTCCGGCGGGTTTTTAGTCAACGCACTCAAAGTAATCGTCCCTGGAACGCCCGAGGTTGATGAAAATGCGAGCCATGCTTGTAGCAGCTATGCACTTGCGGATAATATAGTTGCCATCAACTTGAGTCTCTGTGGGGGAGGTGCTCAAATGGCGACGCTCAGCAATCACATCACGCCGGACCTTGGCGTTCAACAATCAGAACGTAACTTCTTCAAAATCATGGCGATCATCATGGCCGCCATCATCGTCGCCGGTTTCTCGGTAAACCTCGCCATGGGCAGGTCCACCTTTGCCGTGCCGCCTGTCTATCACATTCACGCCCTCATATTCTTCGGCTGGGTCGTGCTCTATGTTGCGCAAAACTGGCTGATCGCGACCAACAATGTGAAGCTGCACGTCCGCTTGGGCAAGATCGCATACTGCTGGGCGCCATTGATGCTGGTCATGGGCTTTGCCATCATGATTACGTCGCTTCGACGTTCAGGCGGTCCCTTCTTTTTCGATCAGAACGAATTTCTGTTCAGCAACGCTTTGATGCTCGTCCTCTTCTGCGCCTTGGTCTTTGCGGCGCTTCGCCAGCGCCGCTATTCCGGCTGGCACCGGCGGTTGATGCTGACGGCCATGAGCATATTGACTGGCCCAGGCCTTGGCCGCCTTCTTCCCATGCCGCTCCTGATGCCGCACGCCTGGCGCATCATGACGGTCGTCACTCTACTGTTCCCGGTGATCGGCATGATTGCGGACAAGCGTCGGCACGGGCGCATCCATCCCGCATGGTTCTGGGGTGTGGGAGCAATCCTTGCGACGCAGGTGGTTGCTGACCTCGTCGCCTATAGCCCGCTGGGCGTCAGCTTGACCCAGATGCTTCTTGCCGGTTCGCCGGGAGCGTCGCGCTCGATGGCCGCCTCTATGCCGCCCACCCCGTAATCGGGAAGCGGGGCGGGTCGGCACGACGCAGCCTCAACGCTTGACCATCCGCGCGACCTTCCCGCCCCTCACCCAATAATCAAACCCACCCCAGCTGATCCGCCGCGAACCAGCCGCCGCCAGCTGCATCGCCATATGCGCCCAGCACACCGCAAAGGGCGCCAGCACATCCCACCAGAGCGACCGCCGCGCCGCCCGCGCCTGTCCCGGCTCCACGACGCTCGCGATGATCCGCCGCCGCACCAGCGCCCGTCCAGCCGCCGCCGCATAGCCCACGGCCACCGCGCCCCAGCCGCCCCAGCCAAGCGCCCATATCCAGCCAAAGGCATGGCAACTCACCACCGCAGCGGCCGCCAGCCACATGCGCCAGCTATTGGTGAAAATATGCCGATACTGCCGCACTCCAAAGCCAACAGCCCCGCGCCCCTCCAGCGGCGAAGCGACCAGCAAATCCCGCACCGGCCGCAATCGCAGCTTCGCGCGCCACCCGGCCAGCCCGATCGCCATGTCATCCGACAACTGCCCCGCCAGAGCCGCATCCAAGTCCAGCCTCTCCGCTTGCCTCCGCGTCAACGCCATCGCCCCGCCCCACGGCATGGTTGCGCTCGCGGCACGCGGGAGCGTCGCCAACTGCATCTCCACCGCGCCCACCAGCGCCGCCACCACGCTCCGTTCCGGCAACAACAGCCGGTATCCCGTCACAATATCCGCCTTACCCCGCACCAGAGGAAAGAGCAGTCGCCCCACCATCCGGGGCGGAGGCGCAATGTCCGCATCCACGAAAACCAGATAGCGGTCCCCCTCACGCAAGGCGCGCAAAGCCGCGCGCAGCTTATGAACCTTCTGCCCCTCATCGCTCGCCACCCCGGCATGAACGATCTGCACCCAGTCGCCTTCTCGCGCAGCCAGAGCTTCCGCCGCCGGACAAGCCCCCGAAGTCGCGATCACCAGCCGAAACCGCACCGTCTGCGCCTTCAGCCGCGCGATCAGTTCCGCCCCGCCGTCCCAATCATCCCGCACTGACAGCAGCAGCACGACGCCCTCGGGCGCTTCCTCCTGCCGGTCCACAGGCAGATGCCGCCAATAATTCAGCACGCCCGCAAGGCTCAGCCCCTGCAACAGCACCCACAGCCCCAAGGCCCAATTCATGCGTAATCCAAGCCCTTTACCACCCCGACCGCTGCTGTATGACGGCAGGCGCGATGCTCTCCAACCCCTTTCTCTTCACCCTCCTCCGCATCCTCCCCGCGTCGGTCGCGTCCTGGCTAGGCGGCTGGCTGTCGGCGCATGTGGCCCGGCGGCAGATGAAGCTGCGCGACCAGCGCGCCCGCACCAACCTCGCCATCCTGCGCCCCGACCTTCCTGAAGCGGCGCAAGAGGCCATGCTCACCCGTCGCTGGATCAACCTTGGCCGCACCATGGCCGAACTGACCAACATCGACCGGCTGATCGAAAATAACCACATCACGGTGGATGATGCCGCCGGCTATCAGCAGGTGCTCGACGGCCCCGGCCCCATGATCGCGCTGGCCGTTCACCTCGGCAACTGGGACTTGCTGGCCGCTCATATCAAGGCGTCGACGGACCGTCCCGGCCTGGGCGTCTACGACCCGCCGGAAAATGCCGCGCAGGCCGCCATGCTCAAACGCGCCCGATCCAGTTACATGGGCGAAGCGATCACCGGCGAAGGCGCCGCGCGCGGCATCCTCAAGCATCTCACCACAAAGGATCGCGCTACCCTCTACATATTGCTGGACGAACGGCGCGACCGGCAGGTTTGCTTCCCCCGCTTCGGCCGCGATCTGCCGCCATCGGGCAACCTTTCGGTCGCCTTGAGGCTGGGCCGAAAAGTCGGCGCGAAATTCCTGCCTTTCTACATGATCCGCACAGGCGGCCCCCACTTCCGCGTCTACTGGCACGCCCCGCTCGACCCCGCGCAACTCACTGACGCGCAGATCATGGACCGGGTCGACGGCTTCCTTGGAAAGGCCTGCATCGACCATGCCGACCAATGGCTCGCCCTGCACGACATGGACCTGACCGCCCCGACCGCCTAAAGCGCCATCATGTCCCGACTCGCCATCAAGATTTGCGGTCTTTCGACCCCCGACACCGTCGGCGCAGCGATGCGAGCGGACGCCACCCATTTGGGCTTCGTCCACTTCGCCAAAAGCCCCCGTCATGTCGAAGCGGACCAGTTGCGGGCCCTGACGGCACAGGTTCCCGCCCATATCGACCGGGTCGCCGTGGTCGTTGATCCGACCGACGACATCCTTGCCGAACTGGTCGGCACAGGCGCACTCACCGCCCTGCAACTTCACGGCAAGGAAAGCCCCCAGCGCGCCGCCGCCATCCGCGCGCGCTTCAACCTTCCGGTCTGGAAGGCAATCGCCGTCAAGACCCGCGCCGACCTTGATGCCGCCAACGCGTATAACGGCGCAGCCGACCGCCTGCTCTTTGATGCGAAAACTCCCGAAGGCGCGGCGCTGCCGGGCGGCATGGGCCTGCGTTTCGACTGGACGCTGCTGCGGGGCGTCCCCATATCCTTGCCCTGGGGCCTGTCCGGGGGCCTTGGTATCGACAATGTCGCCGAGGCAATTCGCATTACCGGCGCCCCGATGATCGACGTTTCTTCCGGCGTGGAAAGCGCGCCGGGCATCAAGAGTGTGGACAAGATCATGGCCTTCTGCAAAGCGGCACAACAATCATGACCATCAAAAACTCCCTCCGCTCACAGCCCGATGCGTCCGGCCATTTCGGTTCATTCGGCGGCCGCTACGTCGCCGAAACGCTGATGCCGCTCATTCTTGAGCTGGAAAAGGTTTACAGGGAAGCCAGGCAGGACCCCGAATTTGACGCAGAGTTCACCGAACTGCTGCGCAACTATGTCGGCCGTCCCAACCCGCTTTATTATGCAGGTCGCCTGACCGAATCCCTGCGCGCCGACGCACCGGAAGGAAAGGGCGCGAAAATCTACCTGAAGCGCGAGGAATTGAACCACACCGGCGCGCACAAGATCAATAACTGCATCGGCCAGGCCCTGCTCGCCCGCCGCATGGGCAAGAAAAAGGTCATCGCCGAAACCGGTGCGGGCCAGCACGGCGTCGCCACTGCCACCGTCGCCGCCCTGTTCGGCCTGGAATGCAAGATCTTCATGGGCGCAAAGGATGTGGAGCGGCAAAAGCCCAACGTCTTTCGCATGAAGCTGCTCGGCGCAGAAGTGATCCCGGTCGTGTCCGGCTCTCAGACGCTGAAAGACGCGATGAACGACGCCCTGCGCCACTGGGTGTCGAACGTCCACGACACATTTTACATCATCGGCACGGCGGCAGGCCCGCACCCCTACCCGGAACTGGTCCGCGATTTTCAGTCGGTGATCGGCCGCGAAGCCCGCGAGCAGATATTGGAAATCGAAGGCCGCCTGCCCGACATGCTGATCGCTCCCGTCGGCGGCGGATCGAACGCCATCGGCCTGTTCCACCCCTTTCTCGACGATACGGAAGTCAAGATGATCGGCGTCGAAGCGGCCGGTGAGGGGCTTCAGGGCAAGCATGCGGCCTCGCTGGCTGGCGGCGCGTCGGGCATCCTGCATGGCAATCGCACCTATCTGCTTCAGGATGAGGACGGCCAGATCACCGAAGCGCACAGCATTTCGGCGGGTCTCGACTATCCCGGCATTGGCCCTGAACATAGCTGGCTGCACGAAATCGGCCGCGTCGAATATATGCCCATCACCGATGACGAGGCGCTTGCCAGCTTCCAGAAGCTTTCCGCGCTGGAAGGCATCATCCCCGCGCTTGAATCCGCCCATGCCATTGCGAGCGCCGAAAAGATCGCGCCCACGCTGGACGCGGATCAGATCCTTATCGTCAATCTCTCCGGCCGTGGCGACAAGGACATCTTCACCGTCGCCCAGGCCCTTGGTGTCGAAATATGACTTCTGATCGCCTCGCTACGCGCTTTGAAACCTGCAAGGACGCGGGTCGCGCCGCCCTCATCACCTTCGTAACCGCGGGCGATCCATCCGTCGCCGCTACCCCGGCCATTCTGGACGCGCTCGTGGCTGGTGGCGCGGACATCATCGAACTGGGCATGCCCTTCACCGATCCGATGGCGGACGGCCCGGCCATCGAACTGGCGAACCTGCGCAGTCTCGGCTCGGGCACGCGGACGAAAGACATTTTTCATCTCGCGACGACTTTCCGCGCGCGCCATCCGCGCATTCCCCTGATCCTCATGGGCTATGCCAATCCCATGCTGATCCGCGGATCGGAATGGTTCGCCGCGCAGTGCCGTGATGCGGGCGTCGATGGCGTCATCTGCGTCGATGTGCCCCCAGAGGAAGACGCCGAACTTGGCCCGGCGCTCCGTGCCGCTGGCATCCACCTCATCCGTCTCGCGACGCCGACGACCGACGCCGCCCGCCTGCCCGCCGTTCTCGATGGCGCCAGCGGCTTCCTTTATCATGTCGCCGTGGCGGGCATCACCGGAAAGCAGCAGGCCGCACAGGCGTCTGTCGAACTCGCCGTTGAAAAGCTCCGCAGCGCCACTGACCTGCCGATCGCGGTCGGTTTCGGCGTCCGTTCGGCTGAACAGGCCGCCGCCATCGGCCGCGTCGCCGATGGCGTGGTTGTCGGTTCCGCCATCGTCGATATCGTCGGTTCGCATGGCGATGCCGCCGCCCCCTTCGTTCAGGAGTTCGTCGCGACTCTGCGCGGCGCGCTCAACGCCAACAGCCCCCATTTTCGGGAGACCGCAGCATGAGCTGGATCAACCGCGTCCGCAAGGCCGTCCCTTTCCTGGCAAAGAAGGAAACGACCGCCGAGACGCTGTGGCACAAATGCCCGTCCTGCACCGAGATGATTTTCATCAAGGAGTGGGAGGACAATCTGTCCGTCTGCCCGCGCTGCGACCATCATGGCCGCATCGGGCCGTCCGAACGCTTCGAGCATATTCTCGACCCCGGCTTCATCCTGCTGCCGACGCCGCCGGTTCAGGAAGACCCGCTCAAATTCCGCGATTCCAAGCGTTACCCGGACCGCATAAGGGCCGCCCGCGCGCAGACGGGCGATCAGGACGCGCTGATCAACGCGCGCGGCGCTATCGACGATGTGCCGCTGGTCATGGGCGTTCAGAATTTCGCTTTCATGGGCGGCTCCATGGGCATGGGCGTCGGCGCGGCCTTCATTCAGGGCGTCAACGAAGCCATTGGCCATAAATGCCCCTATGTCATCTTCACCGCAGCGGGCGGCGCGCGGATGCAGGAAGGCATCCTGTCGTTGATGCAGATGCCCCGGTCCACCGTCGCGATCCAGAAACTGCACGCTGCTGGCCTGCCCTATATCGTCGTCCTGACCGATCCGACCACCGGCGGCGTCACGGCTAGCTATGCGATGTTGGGCGACATCCAGATCGCGGAACCCAACGCCCTGATCGGCTTTGCGGGCCAGCGCGTTATTGAAAGCACGATCCGCGAAAAGCTGCCCGATGGGTTCCAGCGGGCCGAATATCTGCTGGAACATGGCATGCTCGACATGGTTGTCCACCGCAGCGAACTGCGCGACACGCTGGCGCGGGTGATCGGCTATCTGACCCCACGCGTGGCGGCCTGACGCCCCAGCGCGAAGGACAGGGCCATGCCCGACCACGCCGTCTCCGATGATCCTGGGGTTCAGGCCCAGCTGGACCGTCTGGCGATCCTGTCGCCCGGCGCTGACATATTGGGCCTCGACCGCATCACCCGCCTGCTGGATCGCCTGCGCGACCCCCATCGCGCCCTGCCGCCGGTCTTTCATGTCGCGGGCACCAATGGAAAGGGATCGACCTGCGCCTTCCTGCGCGCCGCGCTCGAAGCCGATGGAAAAAGCGTCCATGTATTCACCTCACCCCACCTCGTGCGCTTCAATGAACGCATCCGCATCAGCGGCCAGTTGATCGGGGACGAGGCGCTTGCGGGCTATCTGTGCCGCGTCCTCGATGTGGCGGAAGGTGTCGGCGCCAGCTTCTTCGAAGTCACGACCGCCGCCGCATTCCTCGCCTTCGCCGAGCACCCGGCCGACGCCTGCATCATCGAAGTGGGTCTGGGCGGTCGCCTCGACGCCACCAACATCATCGACGATCCGGTCGTCTGCGGCATCGCGCAGTTGGGGATCGATCATCAGGCATTCCTCGGCAACAGCCTGCGCGCCATCGCCACGGAAAAGGCCGGTATCGCCAAGCCCGGCGCACCTCTGGTGACGCAACGCTACCCGACCTCGCTCGCCAGCGTCATGAGCGACGCCGCCGCCCGCGCACGCACTGTCTGGTTGCCGATGGGCGAAAGCTGGGACGCCGCCAGCTATCGCGATCGCCTTCATTATCGCGATGCTCAGGGTCGCATCGAAACCCCGCTGCCCCGCTTGCACGGCGCGCATCAGGTGCACAACGCCGCCCTTGCCTTCGCCATGCTGCGCCACCAGAGCGCCGTGCCGGTCAGCGAAGCCGCGCTGAAGGCCGCGCCGCTCTGGGCGCACTGGCCCGCCCGTCTCCAGCGGCTCGACCACGGCCCGCTGCTCGCCCCCCTGCCGGACGACAGCGAAGCCTGGCTCGACGGCGGTCATAATGCCGGCGCCGGGGAAGCCATCAGCGCCTTCTTCACCAATGAACGCCTTGCGGGGCGAAAGCTGCACCTCATCATCGGCATGCTCGCGAACAAGGATGTCGACGCCTATCTCGCGCCCTTCGCCGGATGCGTCGCCCACATCCACGCGCTGCCCGTGCCCGGCCACGACCATCATCCCGCCGACCGCTTCGCCGCCATCGCAAGTCGCTGGGGCATCGACTGCGCAGCGCATGATGATCCCGCGCAGGCCATCGCCGCCATCGCCGCCGCCCCTCAACCTGACCCGCCGCTCATCCTGATCGCGGGGTCGCTCTATCTGGCGGGCGAAATTTTGCGGCTGAACGAGCAATATCCCGACTGAATCCACTTGCGATTGACTCGCAATAGCGTAACCTGCCTTCCGTCACGCAACGGAAAAGAAGGTGCACGCCCATGGCCTACGGAGAGACCAGCCCCCTCGAACTGCCCCGCCCGCTTCCCGGCGGCTACGGCAACCGGCTCTTCCTTTATGTGTTGCGCCGCATGGCAAGCGCCGGTGTGGACGACGCCCACGCCGCCAACGCCATGCTGGGCGCATTCGGCCGCAGCTATCGCCGCCCGCTGATCCTCATGCGCGCCATGATGCTGGAGCTTGCCCGCTGCGCCACGCGCCGGATATTGGTCGCACCCTGCTGCTGCGCCCGTATGACCGCCGACGAAGCAATGCTCATGCAGGCCATCGGCGACGCGCTACAGGATCCGCCATCCGCCTATGACCAGCTCGCCACGCTGCTCGGCTCCGACGACGTGCTCGGCGCACTCACCTGTCTGCAAGCCGTCTCGCAGGCCCATGCGGACCTGGGTCGCCCGCTCGACCTTTATGCCGGAGCCTGATCGCCCTCTTCCGTCGCCGCGCTGCCGACGCTCGAATCCACCAGCCCGCTGCGCATCATCAACCAGAACAGGATGATGCCCGGCAGCGCCAGGACCGTTGTCAGCAGGTAGAAATCGACATAGCCGAACCGTTCGATCATCGCCCCGGCGGTGGTCCCGGTCAGGAACCGGCCCACGATGCTAGCCGCCGCCGATATCATCGCATATTGCGCGGCGGTAAAGCGCAGGTCGCACAGCGCGGAGAAATAGGCGACCACCGCCACGCCCCCGATCCCGCTCGCGAAATTTTCAAAGCCGATCGCGCCCGCCATGCCCATGTTGCTCTTTCCCGCCGCCGCCAGCGCGGCGAAGCTGAAATTGGACACCGCCATCAACACCAGGCTGATCAGCACAGACCGCTTCAGCCCCAGCCGCGCATACAGCACGCCGCCGACGAATATCCCGGCCAGCAACGCCCAGAAACCAATGCCCACATCATAGATCGCAATCTCTTCATTGGTGTAGCCAAGGTCATTGAACAGCAGCCGGAATGTAAGGTTCGCCAGCGTGTCGCCAATCTTGTGCACGATGATGAACAGCAGTACGAGCAGCGCGCCCTTGCGCTTGAAGAAGTCCAGGAACGGCCCGATGATCGCCTGCTTCAACTCGCCGCCGCTCTTGCGCGAAGCAATCTCGCGGTGCCGCTCCGGCTCGCCAACGATCAAAGCGGCCAGCATTGCAGGCAGGGCGAACAGCGAACATATGATGTAGGCCGCCGTCCAATCCCAATATTGCGCGACCACCAGCCCCACCGCGCCTGCCGCCGCAGCCCCGATTCGCCATCCATATTGCGACATGCCCGCACCAATGCCCAGCTGGTCTGGCCTAAGGATTTCAATGCGATAGCCGTCTATGATGATATCGAATGTCGCCCCCGCAATCCCCAGCAGAATCGCGGCCCGCACCATCGCCATCAGGTCCGACGCAGGATCGACCACCGCCAGATTGACCACCGCCGCCATCACCAGCACCCCGGCCAGCAGCATCCACGACACGCGCTGCCCCAAGCGATGCAGCAGCGGCAACTTCACGCCCTCCACCACCCACGCCCACAGCCATTTGAGATTATAGGCGAGGAGCACCAGGCTGAACGCCGTCACGCTCTTCTTGTCGATGCCGTCCTGCGCCAGGCGTGACGCCAGGTTCGCGCCGATCATCGCAAAGGGAAAACCGGACGAAATCCCCAGGAACAGCGCGGCCAGCGGCGCCTTCTCCACATAGGGCTTCACGGCATCGGCCCAGCTTCTGGCGCCCATGGCGATGTCGGTCATTTATGCTTGGCCCCCGATGTGATCCGTGGGCCCACCATATGAGCATATGCGCGGGAAACAACCCGCGCTTTCCCCAATAATCCCTTGAAAAAAACGGGATGAAGCGATCCGCTCGCTCTTGGTTCAACGCGCCCCTGCGGAACGCTAAAGCTCCAGCCCCTCTTCCCGCACGCTTTCCTCGGCCCGTTCCACGGTCTTGGCCAGATGCTCCTTTGTGGCGTTGGCCATTTGCGTGATCATCGCGAAATGCGTGATGGCCACGCGGAATCGCGATGCCAGCGCCGGATTTTGCGCAGTCGGTGAAATTTCATAGGAAATCGCATGCACGCACGGCAGCGCCTTGTCGGTGCGCAAAGTGTGGCTGCGGCATTCGGCATAACTTGTATTACTGTTGGTCATGCGCTCGCCATCGCGCGACCGCACGATCCACCCCGCGCCTTGATTGCTGTAGCCTGCGTCATCGAAACTCCCGTATTTGCGGGCGACTTCCTGCGCGACGCTGGCGATGGGGACTTCCTTGCCGGCCGGATATTCAAGCGTCCGGTCAATATGCACGACCCGTTCCGCGCCACTGGGACCCACCAGCCAGACATTGACCTTGTCCAGCCCGGTATCCGCATTCAGATTGACCTGCGACATCTGCCCGCCGGACGGCAGGGACGCACTGTTCTTTCCGGCGTTGATCGCATAATTGGCGTTCTTGCACAGCAGGACGCCACGGACCTGCTCTTCCGTCATACCGTGGCGCAGGCCCACAATATCATCGACCGCCTGTCCTCGCTCTGCCGACTGCGGCTTGAACTTGTCACAATCAATGTCGCTCTTGTCGATCGCGGATGCCGATTGCGCCTCGGCTTCCACCGTCTCTACGTCACCTGCGGCGGTTTCGCCCGCACGGGGCTCGTCACCACTCCCGCATCCCGCGAGAAACAACAATCCACCAGTCAGAAAAAGGGTGCTGCGCATGTGGTCCGCCTTTCAGCCTGAAACCTCCAAAGCATCTCGATACGATGGCCCCCCAGCGGGGAAGCAGTCCGCCAGGAGCCTCGCAAACGGCGGCCCATATTGTCGGCGCGCACGTGCGCCATGGCCATCGCCTGCGCAAAGCCAATCTGTCACTTTCCTTGCGAAGCCGCAACGGAACGAGCGGGCGCAAAGGGATTACGTCTTTGTGTCCGGGGGATAGGTAGATAGCCCCGGCGGGGTCAGGCGAACAGCCGCAACCCCTGCGGCACGCGCCCCGGTTCATCCCCGCGCATCACCGCTTCAATCACGGCAATAGACCCAAGCAGATCGCGCGGCAGATAGGGCTTCGCCAGGCATCCGACCGCCATCTCATGCGCGTCGATCGGGCACGCGCCCGTCACGAACAACACCGCCAGCCCCTTGCCATGGGCAAAGCGGGCCACATCGATGCCCGTCTTGTCGCCATGCAAGGTGATGTCGGCGATCACCAGATCGACATCATCCTCGTCGATCACGCGCACCGCATGGTCATAATCCTCGACCGTCGCGGCGACGCGATAACCGGCCTGTTCCAGCACATGTTCATTGTCGAAAGCGACCAGCGGTTCGTCCTCGACCACCAGCACGCTGCGGATCGCCGCGGCTTCCTGCCCTGACTTTGCGTCCCCTTTTACCAGCCCGAAAAACATTTGCCGATACGCCCCATTTACGCCATGCAGCCGATTAAACGCGCAGCGCCTGCTGGGAGTTGCGGCCTTCCCCCTCGCATGAGCGACGGGACGGCACTATTCGTCATTTTCACGGCTTTCCTGATATGGGAATGGCCTCGCTTCGTTAAAAGGAACCGCCGCGTGGAGCCGCCGAAAAAATCTGGACCGCCTCGCCGCGCAGGACCCGGCGGTCCCCGGCGCCCTGGCGAAGGCAGGGCCGCGACCGGCTCCCGCCCCGCGCGCCCGCCATTTCGGAAGGCAAAGGCGGCCCCGGCCACTCCCGCCAATCCTCATCCCGCCCGCGCCGCCGCCGTCGCCAGCGGCAAGAATGAACCGCAGCGCATCGCCAAGCTGCTGGCCCGCGCGGGGGTTGCATCCCGTCGTGAGATCGAACGGATGATCGAGGATGGCCGGATCACGCTGGACGGGGAAGCAGTGACGACGCCTGCCACGCTGCTGACCTCGCTCAATGGCATCGCCGTGGATGGCAACCCCGTCGCCCAGCCCGCGCCCACGCGCCTGTTCCTTTTTCACAAGCCTTCCGGCTATCTCACGGCGGAGCGTGACCCGCGTGGCCGCCCGACCATCTACGACCGGCTGCCCGCCGACCTGCCCCGCCTCATGCCCATCGGTCGGCTCGACATGACGACCGAGGGCCTTCTGCTCATGACCACCGACGGCGAATTCAAGCGTCAGATGGAACTGCCGGCCACCGGCGTTCCGCGCACATACCGCGCCCGCGCTTTTGGCGAAATCAGCCAGGCTCAGCTTGAAGACCTGTTCGACGGCATAGAGATTGATGGCATTCGCTACGGCCAGATCGAGGCGAATCTGGAACGGCGGACGGGCCGCAACCAGTGGATCGAAATGACCCTGACCGAAGGCAAGAACCGCGAAGTGCGCCGCGTGCTGGAACATTTGGGGCTTCAGGTAAGCCGCCTGATACGCACCAGCTACGGTCCCTTCCATCTGGGCGAGCTTGCGTCCGGCGCGGTCGAAGAAGTGCGCCAGCATGACCTGATCCTGTTTCGCAAGACGCTGAAACCGCTCAAGTCCTAAGGTTTTAATCCGCTTGCCCTTATCCGTGAAATCCAACAACGCACAAAGCCGGACGAAGCCATGAGAATAATCGCAGGCCAATGGCGTGGCCGCCCGCTGGTGGCCCCCAAGGGCGACGCAACCCGCCCCACCGCCGACCGCACCCGCGAAACGCTCTTTTCGATGCTGCTCAGCCGGGTGGGTTCATTCGAAGGGCTGGCCGTCGGCGACTTTTTCGCCGGGTCGGGCGCGTTGGGTTTCGAAGCCCTGTCGCGCGGCGCGGCCACTTGCCTCTTCGTCGAGCAGGACCGGGCCGCACTGGACGCTATCCGCGCCAATGGTGAAAAACTGGGGTTGCGCCCCGACATCCGCCAGAGCAGCGTGCTCTCGCTCGGCCCTGCGGCAAAGCCGCT of the Sphingobium herbicidovorans genome contains:
- a CDS encoding AmpG family muropeptide MFS transporter gives rise to the protein MTDIAMGARSWADAVKPYVEKAPLAALFLGISSGFPFAMIGANLASRLAQDGIDKKSVTAFSLVLLAYNLKWLWAWVVEGVKLPLLHRLGQRVSWMLLAGVLVMAAVVNLAVVDPASDLMAMVRAAILLGIAGATFDIIIDGYRIEILRPDQLGIGAGMSQYGWRIGAAAAGAVGLVVAQYWDWTAAYIICSLFALPAMLAALIVGEPERHREIASRKSGGELKQAIIGPFLDFFKRKGALLVLLFIIVHKIGDTLANLTFRLLFNDLGYTNEEIAIYDVGIGFWALLAGIFVGGVLYARLGLKRSVLISLVLMAVSNFSFAALAAAGKSNMGMAGAIGFENFASGIGGVAVVAYFSALCDLRFTAAQYAMISAAASIVGRFLTGTTAGAMIERFGYVDFYLLTTVLALPGIILFWLMMRSGLVDSSVGSAATEEGDQAPA
- a CDS encoding DUF6628 family protein → MAYGETSPLELPRPLPGGYGNRLFLYVLRRMASAGVDDAHAANAMLGAFGRSYRRPLILMRAMMLELARCATRRILVAPCCCARMTADEAMLMQAIGDALQDPPSAYDQLATLLGSDDVLGALTCLQAVSQAHADLGRPLDLYAGA
- the rsmD gene encoding 16S rRNA (guanine(966)-N(2))-methyltransferase RsmD — translated: MRIIAGQWRGRPLVAPKGDATRPTADRTRETLFSMLLSRVGSFEGLAVGDFFAGSGALGFEALSRGAATCLFVEQDRAALDAIRANGEKLGLRPDIRQSSVLSLGPAAKPLDLILMDPPYNSGAGAVALDKLGRLGWTGPATWISIETDRREDVDVKGFVVETIRDVGKARLTLLRAEP
- a CDS encoding bifunctional folylpolyglutamate synthase/dihydrofolate synthase: MPDHAVSDDPGVQAQLDRLAILSPGADILGLDRITRLLDRLRDPHRALPPVFHVAGTNGKGSTCAFLRAALEADGKSVHVFTSPHLVRFNERIRISGQLIGDEALAGYLCRVLDVAEGVGASFFEVTTAAAFLAFAEHPADACIIEVGLGGRLDATNIIDDPVVCGIAQLGIDHQAFLGNSLRAIATEKAGIAKPGAPLVTQRYPTSLASVMSDAAARARTVWLPMGESWDAASYRDRLHYRDAQGRIETPLPRLHGAHQVHNAALAFAMLRHQSAVPVSEAALKAAPLWAHWPARLQRLDHGPLLAPLPDDSEAWLDGGHNAGAGEAISAFFTNERLAGRKLHLIIGMLANKDVDAYLAPFAGCVAHIHALPVPGHDHHPADRFAAIASRWGIDCAAHDDPAQAIAAIAAAPQPDPPLILIAGSLYLAGEILRLNEQYPD
- a CDS encoding response regulator, translated to MFFGLVKGDAKSGQEAAAIRSVLVVEDEPLVAFDNEHVLEQAGYRVAATVEDYDHAVRVIDEDDVDLVIADITLHGDKTGIDVARFAHGKGLAVLFVTGACPIDAHEMAVGCLAKPYLPRDLLGSIAVIEAVMRGDEPGRVPQGLRLFA
- a CDS encoding pseudouridine synthase, producing MEPPKKSGPPRRAGPGGPRRPGEGRAATGSRPARPPFRKAKAAPATPANPHPARAAAVASGKNEPQRIAKLLARAGVASRREIERMIEDGRITLDGEAVTTPATLLTSLNGIAVDGNPVAQPAPTRLFLFHKPSGYLTAERDPRGRPTIYDRLPADLPRLMPIGRLDMTTEGLLLMTTDGEFKRQMELPATGVPRTYRARAFGEISQAQLEDLFDGIEIDGIRYGQIEANLERRTGRNQWIEMTLTEGKNREVRRVLEHLGLQVSRLIRTSYGPFHLGELASGAVEEVRQHDLILFRKTLKPLKS